The Streptomyces sp. SS1-1 genome has a segment encoding these proteins:
- the uraD gene encoding 2-oxo-4-hydroxy-4-carboxy-5-ureidoimidazoline decarboxylase, which translates to MTPNTTPPGLARFNALEEQAAHAALHEVCASTAWVRRLLAARPYATPDDLYRAGDSAMAGLTAGDLAEAMAGHPPIGRPRPGDPASAREQRGMAGASDDLKAEMLELNLAYQEKFGHVFLICATGRTGEQMRDAVKERIGNAPEQEREIVRAELGKINRIRLARLVDDDRQGPRP; encoded by the coding sequence GTGACGCCGAATACCACGCCCCCGGGCCTGGCCCGGTTCAACGCCCTGGAGGAGCAGGCGGCCCACGCCGCGCTCCACGAGGTGTGCGCCTCCACCGCCTGGGTGCGCCGGCTGCTCGCCGCCCGCCCCTACGCCACCCCCGACGACCTCTACCGGGCCGGCGACTCCGCCATGGCCGGACTGACCGCCGGCGACCTCGCCGAGGCCATGGCCGGGCACCCGCCGATCGGCCGCCCCCGGCCGGGCGACCCGGCCTCGGCCCGCGAGCAGCGCGGCATGGCCGGCGCGTCCGACGACCTCAAGGCGGAGATGCTCGAACTCAACCTGGCCTACCAGGAGAAGTTCGGCCATGTCTTCCTCATCTGCGCGACCGGCCGGACCGGCGAGCAGATGCGGGACGCGGTCAAGGAGCGGATCGGCAACGCGCCCGAGCAGGAACGCGAGATCGTCCGCGCCGAGCTGGGAAAGATCAACCGTATCCGGCTCGCCCGGCTCGTCGACGACGACCGACAAGGACCCCGACCATGA
- a CDS encoding helix-turn-helix domain-containing protein, whose product MTGEGDDTFIAAVKPLVDAMGGELLPPDEAGAEDVVLSWRGADVVAVRLPQLADSLDHILAAMERRMGRPLADLDRKAKQEVVRTLEARGAFSVRHGVETVASALGVSRFTVYNYLNRDKNP is encoded by the coding sequence GTGACCGGCGAGGGGGACGACACCTTCATCGCGGCCGTCAAGCCGCTGGTCGACGCCATGGGCGGCGAACTGCTGCCGCCCGACGAGGCCGGCGCCGAGGACGTCGTGCTCTCCTGGCGCGGGGCCGACGTCGTCGCCGTACGGCTGCCCCAGCTCGCCGACTCCCTCGACCACATCCTGGCCGCCATGGAGCGCCGGATGGGCAGGCCCCTGGCCGACCTGGACCGCAAGGCCAAACAGGAGGTCGTCCGCACCCTGGAGGCGCGCGGCGCCTTCTCCGTACGGCACGGCGTGGAGACCGTCGCGAGCGCGCTCGGGGTCAGCCGATTCACCGTCTACAACTACCTGAACCGGGACAAGAACCCCTGA
- a CDS encoding 2-hydroxy-3-oxopropionate reductase: MSTLPTVAWIGLGIMGSPMSENLVKAGYQVTGYTLEQDKLDRLAAAGGTAASSIAEAVKDADVIVTMVPASPQVEAIAYGPDGILENARPGALLIDMSSITPQTSIDLAKAAAQKGIRVLDAPVSGGEAGAIEAVLSIMVGGEQADFDAARPLLEALGRTIVLCGPHGSGQTVKAANQLIVAVNIQACAEAVVFLEKSGVDLKAALDVLNGGLAGSTVLTRKKDNFLNRDFKPGFRIDLHHKDMGIVTDAARSVGAALPVGAVVAQLVASLRAQGDGGLDHSALLRSVERLSGASA; this comes from the coding sequence ATGAGCACACTCCCCACGGTCGCCTGGATCGGCCTCGGCATCATGGGCTCCCCCATGTCCGAGAACCTGGTCAAGGCGGGTTACCAGGTCACCGGCTACACGCTGGAGCAGGACAAGCTGGACCGGCTCGCCGCGGCGGGCGGCACCGCGGCCTCCTCGATCGCCGAGGCGGTGAAGGACGCCGACGTGATCGTCACGATGGTCCCGGCCTCCCCGCAGGTCGAGGCGATCGCGTACGGCCCCGACGGCATCCTGGAGAACGCGCGCCCCGGCGCGCTGCTGATCGACATGTCCTCGATCACCCCGCAGACCTCGATCGACCTCGCGAAGGCCGCTGCCCAGAAGGGCATACGCGTGCTGGACGCCCCGGTGTCCGGCGGCGAGGCCGGCGCGATCGAGGCCGTCCTGTCGATCATGGTCGGCGGCGAGCAGGCGGACTTCGACGCCGCCAGGCCGCTTCTGGAGGCGCTGGGCAGGACCATCGTGCTGTGCGGTCCGCACGGCTCGGGCCAGACCGTGAAGGCAGCCAACCAGCTGATCGTCGCCGTGAACATCCAGGCGTGCGCCGAGGCCGTGGTCTTCCTGGAGAAGTCCGGCGTGGACCTGAAGGCGGCCCTGGACGTCCTGAACGGCGGCCTGGCGGGCTCGACCGTGCTGACCCGCAAGAAGGACAACTTCCTGAACCGGGACTTCAAGCCGGGCTTCCGTATCGACCTGCACCACAAGGACATGGGCATCGTCACGGACGCCGCCCGCAGCGTCGGCGCGGCCCTGCCGGTCGGCGCCGTGGTGGCCCAGCTCGTGGCGTCCCTGCGCGCCCAGGGCGACGGCGGCCTGGATCACTCGGCCCTGCTGCGGTCCGTGGAGCGCCTGTCCGGCGCCTCCGCCTGA
- the gcl gene encoding glyoxylate carboligase codes for MARMTAARAAVEILKREGIRDAFGVPGAAINPFYAALKASGGIHHTLARHVEGASHMAEGYTRAYPGNIGVCIGTSGPAGTDMITGLYSATGDSVPILCITGQAPTAVIHKEDFQAVDIAAIAGPVTKMAVTVLEAAQVPGVFQQAFHLMRSGRPGPVLIDLPIDVQLTEIEFDPETYAPLPVYKPAATRAQIEKALGMLNAAERPLIVAGGGVVNADAADLLVEFAELTGTPVVPTLMGWGVLPDDHELNAGMVGLQTSHRYGNATFLESDFVLGIGNRWANRHTGKLDVYTAGRTFVHVDIEPTQIGRIFAPDYGIASDAGAALELFVEVAKELKAEGRLPDRRAWAASTQERRATLQRRTHFDDIPIKPQRVYEEMNRAFGPETRYVSTIGLSQIAGAQMLHVQRPRHWINCGQAGPLGWTVPAALGVAKADPDAPVVALSGDYDFQFMIEELAVGAQHKIPYVHVLVNNAYLGLIRQAQRAFDIDFQVNLEFENVNAPELGVYGVDHVKVAEGLGCKAIRVTDPAELGAAFEQAGKLAAEHRVPVVVEVILERVTNISMSTSNDIGNVVEFEEIATEPGHAPTSIRPLKV; via the coding sequence ATGGCTCGTATGACCGCTGCCCGCGCGGCAGTCGAGATCCTCAAGCGCGAGGGCATCAGGGACGCGTTCGGTGTGCCCGGCGCGGCGATCAACCCCTTCTACGCGGCGCTCAAGGCGTCCGGCGGCATCCACCACACCCTCGCCCGCCATGTCGAGGGCGCCTCGCACATGGCCGAGGGCTACACCCGCGCGTACCCCGGCAACATCGGCGTCTGCATCGGCACGTCCGGCCCCGCCGGCACCGACATGATCACCGGTCTCTACTCCGCGACCGGCGACTCCGTCCCGATCCTGTGCATCACCGGCCAGGCGCCGACCGCCGTGATCCACAAGGAGGACTTCCAGGCGGTCGACATCGCCGCGATCGCGGGGCCGGTCACCAAGATGGCGGTCACCGTCCTGGAGGCCGCGCAGGTCCCCGGCGTCTTCCAGCAGGCCTTCCACCTGATGCGCTCCGGCCGCCCCGGCCCCGTCCTCATCGACCTGCCGATCGACGTCCAGCTCACCGAGATCGAGTTCGACCCGGAGACGTACGCCCCGCTGCCCGTCTACAAGCCCGCCGCCACCCGCGCCCAGATCGAGAAGGCGCTCGGCATGCTGAACGCCGCCGAGCGGCCGCTGATCGTCGCGGGCGGCGGAGTCGTCAACGCCGACGCCGCCGATCTCCTCGTCGAGTTCGCCGAGCTGACCGGCACCCCGGTCGTCCCCACCCTGATGGGCTGGGGCGTGCTCCCCGACGACCACGAGCTGAACGCCGGCATGGTGGGCCTGCAGACCTCGCACCGCTACGGCAACGCCACCTTCCTGGAGTCCGACTTCGTCCTCGGCATCGGCAACCGCTGGGCCAACCGCCACACCGGCAAACTGGACGTCTACACGGCCGGCCGCACCTTCGTGCACGTCGACATCGAGCCCACCCAGATCGGCCGGATCTTCGCCCCGGACTACGGCATCGCCTCCGACGCCGGGGCCGCCCTGGAGCTGTTCGTCGAGGTGGCGAAGGAGCTGAAGGCCGAGGGCCGGCTGCCCGACCGCCGCGCCTGGGCCGCCTCCACCCAGGAGCGCCGGGCCACCCTTCAGCGGCGTACGCACTTCGACGACATCCCGATCAAGCCGCAGCGTGTCTACGAGGAGATGAACAGGGCCTTCGGCCCGGAGACCCGGTACGTCTCCACGATCGGCCTCTCGCAGATCGCGGGCGCCCAGATGCTGCACGTCCAGCGCCCCCGGCACTGGATCAACTGCGGCCAGGCCGGCCCCCTCGGCTGGACCGTCCCGGCCGCGCTGGGCGTCGCCAAGGCCGACCCGGACGCCCCGGTCGTCGCGCTGTCCGGCGACTACGACTTCCAGTTCATGATCGAGGAGCTGGCCGTCGGGGCGCAGCACAAGATCCCGTACGTCCATGTGCTCGTCAACAACGCCTATCTGGGCCTGATCCGCCAGGCGCAGCGGGCCTTCGACATCGACTTCCAGGTCAACCTGGAGTTCGAGAACGTCAACGCGCCGGAGCTCGGCGTCTACGGCGTGGACCACGTCAAGGTCGCCGAGGGCCTCGGCTGCAAGGCGATCCGGGTGACCGACCCGGCCGAGCTGGGCGCGGCCTTCGAGCAGGCAGGGAAGCTGGCGGCGGAGCACCGGGTGCCCGTCGTCGTGGAGGTCATCCTGGAACGGGTCACCAACATCTCCATGTCGACGAGCAACGACATCGGCAACGTCGTGGAGTTCGAGGAGATCGCGACCGAGCCGGGTCACGCGCCGACGTCGATCAGGCCGCTCAAGGTCTGA
- the pucL gene encoding factor-independent urate hydroxylase: protein MTTPSSPARPVLLGQNQYGKAENRVVRITREGTTHHIKDLNVSVALSGDMDDVHYSGSNANVLPTDTTKNTVFAFAKEHGIESAEQFGIHLARHFVTSQEPIHRARICIEEYTWERIEGTGADGEEIKHSFVRQGQETRLTQITFDGESWEVVSGLKDLTVLNSTNSEFWGYVKDKYTTLPETHDRMLATEVSARWRFNWTDGEQTAPDWNASYEQTKRHMLRAFAETYSLSLQQTLYEMGARIIENRAEIDEVRFSLPNKHHFLVDLEPFGLKNDTADGAVYFAADRPYGLIEATVLRDGAEARIPADLTNL from the coding sequence ATGACCACCCCTTCCAGCCCTGCCCGCCCTGTGCTTCTGGGACAGAACCAGTACGGCAAGGCCGAGAACCGAGTCGTCAGGATCACGCGGGAGGGCACCACCCACCACATCAAGGACCTGAACGTCTCCGTCGCGCTCTCCGGCGACATGGACGACGTCCACTACTCCGGCTCCAACGCCAACGTCCTGCCGACCGACACCACCAAGAACACGGTGTTCGCGTTCGCCAAGGAGCACGGCATCGAGTCGGCCGAGCAGTTCGGCATCCACCTCGCCCGGCACTTCGTCACCAGCCAGGAGCCCATCCACCGGGCGCGCATCTGCATCGAGGAGTACACCTGGGAGCGGATCGAGGGCACCGGAGCCGACGGCGAGGAGATCAAGCACTCCTTCGTCCGCCAGGGCCAGGAGACCCGCCTCACCCAGATCACCTTCGACGGCGAGAGCTGGGAGGTCGTCTCCGGACTGAAGGACCTCACCGTACTGAACTCGACGAACTCCGAGTTCTGGGGCTACGTCAAGGACAAGTACACGACGCTCCCCGAGACCCACGACCGCATGCTGGCCACCGAGGTCTCCGCCCGCTGGCGCTTCAACTGGACCGACGGCGAGCAGACCGCCCCCGACTGGAACGCGTCCTACGAGCAGACGAAGCGGCACATGCTCCGGGCCTTCGCCGAGACCTACTCCCTCTCCCTGCAGCAGACCCTGTACGAGATGGGCGCCCGCATCATCGAGAACCGCGCCGAGATCGACGAGGTCCGCTTCTCCCTGCCGAACAAGCACCACTTCCTCGTGGACCTGGAGCCGTTCGGGCTGAAGAACGACACCGCCGACGGAGCCGTGTACTTCGCCGCCGACCGCCCCTACGGCCTGATCGAGGCCACCGTCCTGCGGGACGGCGCCGAGGCCCGCATCCCCGCGGACCTCACCAACCTGTAG
- the uraH gene encoding hydroxyisourate hydrolase → MSTSTTASVSTHILDTSAGRPAEGVAVRLSARAGRDADWRELGGSATDADGRCKDLPAPPEGTTHVRLDFAVEPYFEKKQADAQQDAPANRDSGAVFFPEVAITFAVTPGEHYHVPLLLNPFGYSVYRGS, encoded by the coding sequence ATGAGCACCAGCACCACCGCCTCCGTGTCCACGCACATCCTGGACACCAGCGCCGGCCGGCCCGCCGAGGGCGTCGCCGTCCGCCTCTCCGCCCGCGCGGGCCGGGACGCGGACTGGCGGGAGCTCGGCGGCTCCGCGACCGACGCGGACGGGCGGTGCAAGGACCTCCCGGCCCCGCCGGAGGGCACCACCCATGTCCGGCTCGACTTCGCCGTCGAACCGTACTTCGAGAAGAAGCAAGCCGATGCGCAGCAGGACGCCCCCGCGAATCGGGACAGCGGTGCCGTGTTCTTCCCCGAGGTGGCGATCACCTTCGCCGTGACGCCCGGGGAGCACTATCACGTACCGCTGCTGCTCAACCCGTTCGGCTACTCCGTATACCGAGGGAGCTAG
- a CDS encoding AMP-binding protein codes for MKTGTELFRGARDFLLEHREDYATAYEGFSWPRPERFNWALDWFDAIAAGNDRIALHIVEEDGSEVRLTFAETAERSARVANWLREQGVRAGDRVLVMLGNQAELWETALAAMKLRAVVIPATPLLGPADLRDRVERGHVRHVLVRSEDTGKFDDVPGDYTRIAVGGAPAGWLAYEDAYDASAAFTPDGPTRADDPLMLYFTSGTTARPKLVEHTHTSYPVGHLATMYWIGLKPGDVHLNISSPGWAKHAWSNLFAPWNAEATVFIHNYTRFDAARLMAEMDRVGVTTFCAPPTVWRMLIQADLGALRTPPREVVAAGEPLNPEVIEQVRRAWGVTIRDGFGQTETAVQVSNSPGQPLKTGSMGRPSPGYRVELLDPVTGAPGADEGEIALDLSARPVGVMTGYHGDPDRTAEAMAGGYYRTGDIGSRDADGYITYVGRSDDVFKASDYKISPFELESALLEHEAVAEAAVVPAPDELRLAVPKAYIVLAKGWEPGPDTAKVLFEHSRQTLAPYKRLRRLEFGPLPKTVSGKIRRIELREATAAGSDAEYREEDFR; via the coding sequence ATGAAGACGGGGACGGAGCTGTTCCGCGGGGCGCGGGACTTCCTGCTCGAACACCGCGAGGACTACGCCACGGCGTACGAGGGCTTCAGCTGGCCCCGGCCGGAGCGGTTCAACTGGGCGCTCGACTGGTTCGACGCCATCGCGGCCGGCAACGACCGGATCGCGCTGCACATCGTGGAGGAGGACGGCAGCGAGGTACGGCTGACGTTCGCCGAGACGGCCGAACGCTCCGCCCGCGTCGCCAACTGGCTGCGCGAGCAGGGCGTACGCGCCGGGGACCGCGTGCTCGTCATGCTCGGCAACCAAGCCGAACTGTGGGAGACCGCCCTCGCCGCCATGAAGCTGCGCGCCGTCGTCATCCCCGCCACCCCGCTGCTCGGCCCGGCCGACCTGCGCGACCGCGTGGAACGCGGACACGTCCGGCACGTCCTGGTCCGCTCGGAGGACACCGGCAAGTTCGACGACGTGCCCGGCGACTACACCCGGATCGCCGTCGGCGGCGCGCCCGCGGGCTGGCTGGCCTACGAGGACGCCTACGACGCCTCCGCCGCCTTCACCCCCGACGGGCCGACCCGCGCCGACGACCCGCTGATGCTCTACTTCACGTCCGGCACGACCGCCCGCCCCAAACTCGTCGAGCACACCCACACCTCGTACCCGGTCGGGCACCTGGCCACCATGTACTGGATCGGCCTGAAGCCCGGGGACGTGCACCTGAACATCTCGTCGCCCGGCTGGGCCAAGCACGCCTGGTCCAACCTGTTCGCCCCGTGGAACGCCGAGGCGACCGTCTTCATCCACAACTACACGCGCTTCGACGCGGCCCGGCTGATGGCCGAGATGGACCGGGTCGGCGTCACCACCTTCTGCGCCCCGCCGACGGTGTGGCGCATGCTCATCCAGGCCGACCTGGGCGCGCTGCGCACCCCGCCCCGCGAGGTCGTCGCCGCCGGCGAACCGCTCAACCCCGAGGTCATCGAGCAGGTGCGGCGCGCCTGGGGCGTGACCATCCGGGACGGCTTCGGGCAGACCGAGACGGCCGTGCAGGTCTCCAACAGCCCCGGCCAGCCGCTGAAGACGGGCTCCATGGGCCGGCCCAGCCCCGGCTACCGCGTCGAACTGCTCGACCCGGTCACCGGCGCCCCCGGCGCCGACGAGGGGGAGATCGCCCTCGACCTCTCCGCCCGGCCGGTCGGCGTGATGACGGGCTACCACGGCGACCCCGACCGCACGGCGGAGGCGATGGCGGGCGGCTACTACCGCACCGGCGACATCGGCTCCCGCGACGCCGACGGCTACATCACCTACGTGGGCCGCTCCGACGACGTCTTCAAGGCCAGCGACTACAAGATCAGCCCGTTCGAGCTGGAGAGCGCCCTGCTGGAGCACGAGGCCGTCGCCGAGGCGGCCGTCGTGCCCGCGCCCGACGAACTGCGGCTCGCGGTGCCCAAGGCGTACATCGTGCTCGCCAAGGGCTGGGAGCCCGGACCCGACACGGCCAAGGTGCTCTTCGAGCACTCCCGGCAGACCCTGGCGCCCTACAAGCGGCTGCGCCGCCTGGAGTTCGGGCCGCTGCCCAAGACGGTGTCGGGCAAGATCCGCCGTATCGAACTGCGCGAGGCCACCGCCGCGGGGTCGGACGCCGAGTACCGCGAGGAGGACTTCCGGTGA
- a CDS encoding GNAT family N-acetyltransferase, whose product MRIRPVLPGELGVLQEIERAAGEVFRDIGMAEIADDEPFPVDVLEAYRRAGRAWAGCDEADRPVGYLVAEPVDGWLHVEQVSVHPDAARRGVGRALLACAGERAREEGLSGLTLTTFTHVPWNAPYYERLGFRVVPVDRLTPGLRAIRAREAELGLDRWPRVCMRRR is encoded by the coding sequence ATGCGCATCCGTCCCGTCCTGCCCGGTGAGCTCGGTGTCCTCCAGGAGATCGAGCGGGCCGCCGGGGAGGTCTTCCGTGACATCGGCATGGCGGAGATCGCCGACGACGAGCCGTTCCCGGTGGACGTGCTGGAGGCGTACCGGCGGGCCGGGCGGGCCTGGGCCGGCTGTGACGAGGCCGATCGGCCGGTGGGGTATCTGGTGGCCGAACCCGTCGACGGGTGGCTGCACGTCGAGCAGGTGTCCGTGCACCCCGACGCGGCGCGCCGGGGCGTGGGCCGCGCCCTCCTCGCCTGCGCCGGGGAACGCGCCCGGGAGGAGGGGCTGAGCGGCCTGACCCTGACCACGTTCACGCACGTGCCGTGGAACGCGCCCTACTACGAGCGGCTCGGGTTCCGGGTCGTACCGGTGGACCGGCTCACCCCCGGGCTGCGGGCGATCCGCGCCCGGGAGGCGGAACTCGGTCTCGACCGGTGGCCGCGCGTCTGCATGCGCCGCCGCTAG
- a CDS encoding LuxR C-terminal-related transcriptional regulator, whose amino-acid sequence MEIGRGLARLRRSTGLPVAFGGLLEPGRPRVRISELNGTATDALRRLAVAAGNGLGGKAVALARPCAVTDYSASRQISHEYDAAVAAEGLCAVVAVPVVVRRRVRGVLYGALRTAQPLGDRVLTAAVDAARDVEQALVVRDEVQGLLEAARPGTAAPAEGGAAWEQVREAHAALRALAPRIGDPALRAELLDAAGLLAVGPDPRAVELAPREVDVLACVAAGATNAVAAGRLGLRAETVKGYLRSAMRKLGAHTRGEAVVAARRAGLLP is encoded by the coding sequence ATGGAGATCGGGCGTGGGCTGGCGCGTCTGCGCCGCTCGACCGGACTCCCGGTCGCCTTCGGCGGCCTGCTGGAGCCGGGCCGCCCGCGGGTGCGCATCAGCGAGCTGAACGGCACCGCCACGGACGCCCTGCGCCGGCTCGCGGTCGCCGCGGGCAACGGCCTCGGCGGCAAGGCCGTCGCGCTGGCCCGCCCCTGCGCGGTCACCGACTACTCGGCCTCCCGGCAGATCAGCCACGAGTACGACGCGGCCGTCGCCGCCGAGGGGCTGTGCGCGGTGGTGGCGGTCCCGGTGGTCGTACGGCGCCGGGTGCGCGGTGTCCTGTACGGCGCCCTGCGCACCGCTCAGCCGCTGGGCGACCGTGTCCTGACGGCCGCCGTGGACGCGGCGCGGGACGTGGAGCAGGCCCTGGTGGTGCGGGACGAGGTGCAGGGGCTGCTGGAGGCGGCCCGGCCGGGGACCGCCGCGCCGGCCGAGGGGGGTGCCGCCTGGGAGCAGGTCCGGGAGGCGCACGCGGCGCTGCGGGCGCTGGCGCCGCGCATCGGTGATCCGGCGCTGCGCGCGGAGTTGCTGGACGCGGCCGGTCTGCTGGCGGTCGGGCCGGACCCGCGGGCCGTGGAGCTGGCGCCGCGCGAGGTGGATGTGCTGGCGTGTGTGGCCGCGGGCGCCACGAACGCGGTGGCCGCCGGGCGGCTGGGGCTGCGCGCGGAGACGGTGAAGGGCTATCTGCGGTCGGCCATGCGCAAGCTGGGAGCCCACACGCGCGGGGAGGCCGTGGTGGCCGCGCGCCGGGCGGGGCTGCTGCCGTAG
- a CDS encoding AMP-binding protein, which produces MNSYTHGTGDTPLLGDTIGANLDRAVAAWPDREALVDVASGRRWTYAEFAADVDRLAYALLASGVAKGDRVGIWAVNCPEWVLVQYATARVGAIMVNINPAYRTHELEYVLNQAGVSLLFASLSHKSSDYRAMVEEVRGRCPALRETAYIGDPSWDALIARGTPAPFPELSCDDPINIQYTSGTTGFPKGATLSHHNILNNGYFVGELIAYTEQDRVCIPVPFYHCFGMVMGNLAATSHGACIVVPAPSFDPKATLEAVQRERCTSLYGVPTMFIAELNLPGFAGYDLSTLRTGIMAGSPCPVEVMKRVVAEMHMEQVSICYGMTETSPVSLQTRMDDDLEHRTGTVGRVLPHIEVKIVDPATGVTVERGTSGELCTRGYSVMLGYWDEPEKTAEAIDRGRWMHTGDLAMMREDGYVEIVGRIKDMIIRGGENIYPREIEEFLYAHPKIADVQVVGVPHERYGEEVLACVIPRDAADPLTLEELRAFCDGQLAHYKIPSRLTLLDAFPMTVSGKVRKVELRRRYATD; this is translated from the coding sequence GTGAACTCCTACACGCACGGGACCGGGGACACGCCCCTGCTGGGCGACACGATCGGGGCGAACCTGGACCGGGCCGTCGCCGCCTGGCCGGACCGGGAGGCGCTGGTCGACGTGGCGTCCGGGCGGCGCTGGACGTACGCGGAGTTCGCCGCCGACGTCGACCGGCTGGCGTACGCGCTGCTGGCGAGCGGTGTCGCCAAGGGCGACCGGGTGGGCATCTGGGCCGTCAACTGCCCCGAGTGGGTGCTGGTCCAGTACGCCACGGCCCGCGTCGGCGCCATCATGGTGAACATCAACCCGGCTTACCGCACCCACGAGTTGGAGTACGTCCTCAACCAGGCCGGTGTCTCACTCCTGTTCGCCTCGCTCAGCCACAAGTCGAGCGACTACCGGGCGATGGTCGAGGAGGTGCGCGGCCGGTGCCCGGCGCTGCGGGAGACCGCCTACATCGGCGACCCGAGCTGGGACGCGCTGATCGCGCGCGGCACCCCGGCCCCGTTCCCGGAGCTGTCCTGCGACGACCCCATCAACATCCAGTACACCTCGGGCACCACCGGCTTCCCCAAGGGCGCCACGCTGTCCCACCACAACATCCTGAACAACGGCTACTTCGTAGGGGAGTTGATCGCCTACACCGAGCAGGACCGGGTGTGCATCCCGGTCCCCTTCTACCACTGCTTCGGCATGGTGATGGGGAATCTGGCGGCCACCTCGCACGGCGCGTGCATCGTCGTCCCCGCCCCCTCCTTCGACCCGAAGGCCACCCTGGAGGCCGTGCAGCGGGAGCGCTGCACCTCGCTGTACGGCGTGCCGACGATGTTCATCGCCGAGCTGAACCTCCCCGGCTTCGCCGGCTACGACCTCTCCACCCTGCGCACCGGCATCATGGCGGGCTCGCCCTGCCCGGTGGAGGTGATGAAGCGGGTGGTCGCGGAGATGCACATGGAGCAGGTCTCCATCTGCTACGGCATGACGGAGACCTCCCCGGTGTCCCTCCAGACCCGTATGGACGACGACCTGGAGCACCGCACCGGCACCGTCGGCCGTGTCCTGCCGCACATCGAGGTGAAGATCGTCGATCCGGCGACCGGCGTCACCGTGGAGCGCGGCACCTCGGGCGAACTGTGCACCCGGGGCTACAGCGTGATGCTCGGCTACTGGGACGAGCCGGAGAAGACCGCCGAGGCGATCGACCGGGGCCGCTGGATGCACACCGGAGATCTCGCGATGATGCGCGAGGACGGGTACGTCGAGATCGTCGGCCGGATCAAGGACATGATCATCCGGGGCGGTGAGAACATCTACCCGCGTGAGATCGAGGAGTTCCTCTACGCCCACCCCAAGATCGCCGACGTCCAGGTGGTCGGCGTGCCGCACGAGCGGTACGGCGAGGAGGTGCTGGCCTGCGTCATCCCGCGCGACGCGGCCGATCCGCTGACCCTGGAGGAACTGCGCGCCTTCTGCGACGGACAGCTCGCCCACTACAAGATCCCGAGCCGCCTGACCCTCCTCGACGCGTTCCCGATGACGGTGTCCGGCAAGGTCCGCAAGGTGGAACTGCGCCGGCGGTACGCCACCGACTAG
- a CDS encoding TIM barrel protein, protein MGFAEQRFNVNLSILFTELPLLERPAAAAAAGFTAVELWWPWIDSPTPERSELDALRKAVEDAGVRLTGLNFYAGRLPGPDRGALSVPGEESERFRANVEVAAEFAGSLGCGALNALYGNRVDGVDPAEQDALALENLVLAARAADRIGAILLIEALNKPESPLYPLVSAPAAVGVVDKVNAATGLGNAKFLMDLYHLSMNGEDLPAVIDRYAARTGHVQIADNPGRGAPGTGSLPLEDLLDQLRKAGYDGWVGLEYKPGDRPSAEAFDWLPR, encoded by the coding sequence ATGGGATTCGCAGAGCAGCGCTTCAACGTCAACCTGTCGATCCTCTTCACGGAACTCCCGCTCCTGGAGCGCCCCGCGGCCGCCGCCGCGGCCGGCTTCACCGCGGTCGAGCTGTGGTGGCCCTGGATCGACTCCCCCACCCCCGAGCGGTCCGAGCTCGACGCCCTGCGCAAGGCCGTCGAGGACGCGGGCGTACGGCTCACCGGGCTGAACTTCTACGCCGGGCGGCTGCCCGGCCCGGACCGCGGCGCCCTGTCGGTGCCCGGCGAGGAGTCGGAGCGGTTCCGCGCCAACGTGGAGGTCGCGGCGGAGTTCGCCGGCTCCCTCGGCTGCGGGGCCCTCAACGCCCTGTACGGCAACCGCGTCGACGGCGTGGACCCGGCCGAGCAGGACGCGCTCGCGCTGGAGAACCTGGTCCTCGCGGCCCGGGCGGCCGACCGGATCGGCGCGATCCTGCTGATCGAGGCGCTGAACAAACCGGAGTCACCGCTCTACCCGCTGGTCAGCGCGCCCGCCGCGGTGGGCGTCGTGGACAAGGTCAACGCGGCGACCGGACTGGGCAACGCGAAGTTCCTCATGGACCTCTACCACCTGTCCATGAACGGCGAGGACCTGCCGGCGGTGATCGATCGGTACGCGGCGAGGACCGGACACGTCCAGATCGCTGACAACCCGGGCCGCGGCGCCCCGGGCACCGGCTCGCTCCCCCTCGAGGACCTCCTCGACCAGTTGAGGAAGGCGGGCTACGACGGCTGGGTCGGCCTCGAGTACAAGCCGGGCGACCGCCCGAGCGCCGAGGCCTTCGACTGGCTGCCCCGCTGA